In one Granulicella cerasi genomic region, the following are encoded:
- the nuoF gene encoding NADH-quinone oxidoreductase subunit NuoF, whose translation MPTLVSHPDEVKVISRRFGAGAADIDKYVELDGYKAVQNAIENGPEWIINEMKASGLRGRGGAGFPTGMKWSFVPKVSEKPKYVLVNGDESEPGTCKDHVIFLHDPHSVIEGTMIAGLAIGAKTGFIYLRGEYRYLLKIVEKAVADAYAKGFLGKNIFGKEGVDFDIITQSGAGAYEVGEESALMESLEGKRGVPRIKPPFPAVVGLYGGPTVINNAETIASAPHILLMGGEKYAKLGSERNGGTRLFGISGHVERPGVYELPMGYNLHDAIYKVAGGVKDGKKLKAVVPGGSSCPVLRADELNVGLDFDQMGKAGTMLGSGGIVVLDESVSIVEFALRTIRFYQHESCGWCIPCREGTDWLKKTMTRFHAGGGTKKDIDNMQYLAENMMGRTFCPLGDAAAMPMLGFYKKFRAEFEEYLEGKRVANPLIQITPVGEPALAGAH comes from the coding sequence ATGCCCACTCTCGTCTCCCATCCCGACGAAGTCAAAGTCATCAGCCGCCGCTTCGGTGCAGGCGCAGCCGACATCGACAAGTACGTCGAACTCGACGGCTATAAGGCCGTGCAGAACGCCATCGAGAACGGTCCCGAATGGATCATCAATGAGATGAAGGCCTCCGGCCTCCGTGGCCGTGGCGGCGCAGGCTTCCCCACCGGCATGAAGTGGTCGTTCGTGCCGAAGGTTTCCGAGAAGCCGAAGTACGTTCTCGTCAACGGTGACGAATCCGAGCCCGGCACCTGCAAGGACCATGTGATCTTCCTGCATGACCCGCACTCGGTCATCGAAGGCACCATGATCGCGGGCCTCGCCATCGGCGCGAAGACCGGCTTCATCTATCTCCGTGGTGAGTATCGCTACCTTCTCAAGATCGTCGAAAAGGCCGTCGCTGACGCCTATGCCAAGGGCTTCCTCGGCAAGAACATCTTCGGCAAGGAAGGCGTGGACTTCGACATCATCACGCAGTCCGGCGCGGGCGCTTACGAAGTCGGCGAAGAGTCGGCCCTGATGGAGTCGCTCGAAGGCAAGCGTGGTGTGCCGCGCATCAAGCCTCCGTTCCCTGCTGTTGTCGGCCTCTACGGTGGCCCCACGGTCATCAACAACGCCGAGACGATCGCTTCAGCTCCGCACATCCTGCTGATGGGTGGCGAGAAGTACGCCAAGCTCGGGTCTGAGCGCAACGGCGGCACGCGTCTCTTCGGTATCAGCGGCCATGTCGAGCGCCCAGGTGTGTACGAACTCCCCATGGGCTACAACCTTCACGACGCCATCTACAAGGTTGCGGGCGGCGTGAAGGATGGCAAGAAGCTGAAGGCTGTCGTACCCGGCGGTTCGTCCTGTCCGGTGCTGCGCGCCGATGAGCTGAACGTCGGTCTCGACTTCGATCAGATGGGCAAGGCCGGCACGATGCTCGGCTCCGGCGGCATCGTCGTCCTCGACGAATCCGTTTCGATCGTCGAGTTCGCGCTGCGTACGATCCGCTTCTACCAGCATGAATCCTGCGGTTGGTGCATCCCCTGCCGCGAAGGCACGGATTGGCTGAAGAAGACGATGACGCGCTTCCACGCCGGCGGCGGAACGAAGAAGGACATCGACAACATGCAGTACCTCGCTGAGAACATGATGGGCCGCACCTTCTGCCCGCTCGGCGACGCGGCTGCCATGCCGATGCTGGGTTTCTACAAGAAGTTCCGGGCCGAGTTCGAAGAGTATCTCGAAGGCAAGCGCGTCGCGAATCCCCTCATCCAGATCACGCCGGTCGGAGAACCGGCTCTGGCAGGAGCACACTAA
- a CDS encoding transcriptional regulator — translation MNAALHTELWTSWAAVLRSYAAAHGLNAPQHAVVEVSAEKITLRVGSRWLAFTPEQMETSEGAAKPFALHEDGTVSAGDDAPEEMDFAAERLVRGVMFEE, via the coding sequence GTGAATGCCGCCCTCCACACCGAACTTTGGACCTCCTGGGCGGCAGTCCTCCGCAGCTACGCCGCCGCCCACGGATTGAACGCACCGCAGCACGCCGTGGTTGAGGTAAGCGCGGAAAAAATTACGCTTCGGGTGGGCAGCCGCTGGCTGGCCTTCACCCCGGAGCAGATGGAAACCAGCGAAGGCGCCGCAAAGCCCTTCGCGTTGCATGAAGACGGGACCGTTTCCGCAGGAGACGACGCCCCCGAAGAGATGGACTTCGCCGCCGAGCGTTTGGTGCGCGGAGTGATGTTTGAGGAGTAG
- the nuoD gene encoding NADH dehydrogenase (quinone) subunit D, whose protein sequence is MAGLNTQISGATLTTFRPAEDLIIPDVKDVVEESVSGRAPEGSDPISDKTMVLNMGPQHPSTHGVLRLVIEIDGETVVSLAPDIGYLHTGIEKTCEAKFYNQVTPLTDRIDYLCPMTNNTAYALAVEKLLALEVPEKAQWLRVLFNELTRIQSHLVWLGTHAMDIGALTVFLYCFREREELLRIFEAVSGQRMMTSYVRIGGVALEPPVGLFKRIRAFLADFPSKIDEYEGLLEKNPIWIGRLKGIGYLTGEQAIALGVTGPPLRASGVDFDLRRDMPYSSYEKFQFNVPVATEGDVWARYKVRMLEMRESVKICLQALDGMPEGRYVAHAPKILVPDREQMKTQMESLIHHFKIVTEGFQVPAGEAMSAVEAPHGQMNYYVVSDGTTKPYRVHMRNADFCTLQALETMCKGQLIADVVAVIGSIDIVLGAIDR, encoded by the coding sequence ATGGCTGGGTTGAACACCCAGATCTCCGGCGCAACGCTCACCACCTTCCGCCCGGCGGAAGACCTCATCATTCCTGACGTCAAGGATGTCGTCGAAGAGTCCGTCTCCGGCCGTGCGCCAGAAGGCTCTGATCCGATCTCCGACAAGACGATGGTCCTGAACATGGGCCCGCAGCACCCGTCCACGCACGGCGTGCTCCGTCTCGTCATCGAGATCGACGGCGAAACCGTCGTCTCGCTCGCACCCGACATCGGTTACCTGCACACTGGCATCGAGAAGACCTGCGAAGCCAAGTTCTACAACCAGGTCACGCCTCTCACGGATCGCATCGACTACCTCTGTCCGATGACGAACAATACCGCGTATGCGCTGGCAGTCGAAAAGCTCCTCGCGCTCGAAGTTCCCGAGAAGGCCCAGTGGCTGCGCGTGCTCTTCAACGAGCTGACCCGCATTCAGTCGCATCTCGTGTGGCTCGGCACGCACGCCATGGATATCGGCGCGCTGACGGTCTTCCTCTATTGCTTCCGCGAGCGCGAAGAGCTGCTCCGCATCTTCGAGGCCGTCTCCGGCCAGCGCATGATGACCAGCTACGTTCGCATCGGCGGCGTCGCACTGGAGCCGCCCGTCGGTCTCTTCAAGCGCATCCGTGCCTTCCTTGCGGACTTTCCTTCGAAGATCGACGAGTACGAAGGTCTGCTCGAGAAGAACCCGATCTGGATCGGCCGCCTCAAGGGCATCGGCTACCTCACCGGCGAGCAGGCCATCGCTCTCGGCGTCACTGGCCCGCCGCTTCGCGCCTCGGGCGTCGACTTCGACCTCCGCCGCGACATGCCGTACTCCAGCTACGAGAAGTTCCAGTTCAACGTCCCGGTTGCGACCGAAGGTGACGTATGGGCTCGCTACAAGGTCCGTATGCTGGAGATGCGCGAGAGCGTCAAGATCTGCCTGCAGGCTCTCGACGGCATGCCGGAAGGCCGCTACGTCGCGCATGCCCCGAAGATTCTCGTTCCCGACCGTGAGCAGATGAAGACCCAGATGGAGTCGCTCATCCACCACTTCAAGATCGTCACCGAAGGCTTCCAGGTCCCGGCCGGCGAAGCGATGAGTGCGGTGGAAGCTCCTCACGGCCAGATGAACTACTACGTCGTCTCCGACGGCACCACGAAACCCTACCGCGTCCATATGCGCAACGCCGATTTCTGCACGCTGCAGGCGCTGGAGACGATGTGCAAGGGGCAGTTGATCGCCGACGTCGTGGCTGTGATTGGTTCTATCGATATCGTGCTTGGGGCAATTGACCGCTAG
- a CDS encoding NADH-quinone oxidoreductase subunit NuoE family protein — protein sequence MAAVTNSIFSPAYAARFDKLATIYPMKRSALVPMLLYAQDDLGYVTDPAIAEIATRLDLLELDVRGVLSYYSMLRTKPAGKYNVQVCTNISCMLRGGFEMLDHCKKELGIGHKEVTADGLFSLEEVECIGACCWAPAVQVNYDFHDNLTPAKMTQILTDYREGRGKDVK from the coding sequence ATGGCAGCTGTAACCAACTCGATCTTTTCCCCGGCTTACGCCGCGCGGTTCGACAAGCTCGCGACCATCTATCCGATGAAGCGCTCGGCGCTCGTCCCCATGCTGCTCTATGCGCAGGACGATCTCGGCTACGTCACCGATCCGGCCATTGCGGAGATCGCCACCCGCCTCGACCTGCTCGAGTTGGACGTGCGCGGCGTGCTCAGCTACTACTCGATGCTCCGCACCAAGCCTGCCGGCAAGTACAACGTGCAGGTCTGCACGAACATCTCCTGCATGTTGCGTGGCGGCTTCGAGATGCTTGACCACTGCAAGAAGGAACTCGGCATCGGCCACAAGGAAGTCACCGCCGACGGCCTCTTCTCGCTTGAAGAAGTCGAGTGTATTGGTGCCTGCTGCTGGGCACCCGCCGTCCAGGTCAACTACGACTTCCACGACAACCTCACCCCCGCCAAGATGACCCAGATCCTCACGGACTACCGCGAAGGCCGTGGAAAGGACGTGAAGTAA